A window of the Tessaracoccus sp. MC1865 genome harbors these coding sequences:
- a CDS encoding DUF3662 and FHA domain-containing protein — MGVFDKAEKRIESAVGKVFARAFKGYVHPVEIVAGIQRELDAEAKLLSRDKRLVPNAFTIGLSQGDYDRLAPYSKTLNAEILPSIRDHAADRQYVFNGPISIDYELDTSLPTGQFTVASEAIAPETRKESPRPGRLVLEVNGVRHPLIAPGILIGRGNEADLRLNDPGVSRRHALISVAGDPQHPVITIEDLGSTNGVHVNGSRISKTRIGEGTRIEIGNTRMLVHTPSET, encoded by the coding sequence ATGGGAGTCTTCGACAAGGCTGAGAAGCGGATCGAATCCGCCGTCGGTAAGGTCTTCGCACGGGCCTTCAAGGGCTACGTGCACCCCGTCGAGATCGTCGCGGGGATCCAGCGCGAGCTGGACGCCGAAGCCAAGCTCCTCTCCCGCGACAAGCGCCTGGTGCCCAACGCCTTCACCATCGGCCTGTCCCAGGGCGACTACGACAGGCTCGCGCCCTACTCCAAGACCCTCAACGCTGAGATCCTGCCCTCCATCCGCGACCACGCGGCAGACAGGCAGTACGTCTTCAACGGCCCCATCTCCATCGACTACGAACTGGACACGTCCCTGCCGACGGGCCAGTTCACCGTCGCCTCCGAAGCCATCGCACCGGAGACCCGCAAGGAATCGCCGCGCCCCGGCCGCCTCGTGCTGGAGGTCAACGGCGTGCGCCACCCCCTGATCGCCCCCGGCATCCTCATCGGCCGCGGGAACGAGGCGGACCTGCGCCTCAACGACCCAGGAGTCTCCCGCCGCCACGCGCTCATCAGCGTCGCCGGAGACCCGCAGCACCCCGTCATCACCATCGAAGACCTGGGTTCCACCAACGGCGTGCACGTCAACGGCAGCCGCATCAGTAAGACGAGGATCGGAGAAGGCACCCGCATCGAGATCGGGAACACCAGAATGTTGGTCCACACGCCTTCGGAGACGTGA
- the scpA gene encoding methylmalonyl-CoA mutase: MTIPRFTDIDFASAVPANAEETFDAINHEVGHSAGWQTPEHILVPPLFRGADLDQLDFLETAPGIPPFLRGPYATMYVNQPWTVRQYAGFSTAEESNAFYRRNLAAGQKGLSIAFDLATHRGYDSDHPRVAGDVGMAGVAVDSILDMRQLFDGIPLDQMSVSMTMNGAVLPVLALYVVAAEEQGVKPEQLAGTIQNDILKEFMVRNTYIYPPSPSMQIIADIFAYTSNNMPRFNSISISGYHMQEAGATADIEMAYTLADGVEYIRAGESVGLNVDQFAPRLSFFWAVGMNFFMEVAKMRAARMLWARLVRDFGPKNPKSMSLRTHSQTSGWSLTAQDVYNNVGRTCIEAMAATQGHTQSLHTNALDEAIALPTDFSARIARNTQLFLQQESKTTQTVDPWAGSAYVEKLTEQLARRAWERIQEVEQAGGMAKAIEQGIPKMRIEEAAARTQARIDSGRQPVIGVNKYNLDTEDALEVLKVDNRAVRGAQIAKLEQLRAERDETVTQEMLERLTWVAANPDSTDPDRNLLKVAIDAARAKASLGEISDALEKVYGRYTAQIRTISGVYSKETGNNEAVEKARALVEEFETKEGRRPRILIAKMGQDGHDRGQKVIATAYADLGMDVDVGPLFQTPEETARQAVESDVHVVGASSLAAGHLTLVPELRKELDKLGRSDIMVVVGGVIPAQDFDELRESGADAIYPPGTIIPEAAIDLLTKLNERLAD, encoded by the coding sequence GTGACTATCCCCCGCTTTACCGATATCGACTTCGCGTCGGCCGTGCCGGCCAACGCGGAGGAGACCTTTGACGCGATCAACCACGAGGTCGGCCACTCCGCCGGATGGCAGACGCCGGAGCACATCCTGGTGCCGCCGCTGTTCCGCGGCGCGGACCTGGACCAGCTCGACTTCCTCGAGACCGCGCCGGGCATCCCGCCGTTCCTGCGCGGGCCCTACGCGACGATGTACGTCAACCAGCCCTGGACCGTGCGCCAGTACGCGGGCTTCTCCACCGCTGAGGAGTCCAACGCCTTCTACCGCCGCAACCTCGCGGCCGGCCAGAAGGGCCTGTCCATCGCGTTCGACCTCGCCACCCACCGTGGCTACGACTCCGACCACCCGCGCGTGGCCGGCGACGTGGGCATGGCCGGTGTCGCCGTCGACTCGATCCTCGACATGCGGCAGCTGTTCGACGGCATCCCGCTGGACCAGATGTCGGTGTCGATGACGATGAACGGTGCGGTGCTTCCCGTGCTGGCGCTGTACGTCGTCGCCGCCGAGGAGCAGGGCGTCAAGCCCGAGCAGCTGGCCGGAACCATTCAGAACGACATTCTGAAGGAGTTCATGGTCCGCAACACCTACATCTACCCGCCGTCGCCGTCGATGCAGATCATCGCCGACATCTTCGCCTACACCTCCAACAACATGCCGCGGTTCAACTCGATCTCCATTTCGGGTTACCACATGCAGGAGGCCGGCGCGACGGCCGACATCGAGATGGCCTACACCCTGGCCGACGGCGTGGAGTACATCCGCGCCGGCGAATCGGTGGGCCTCAACGTGGACCAGTTCGCACCCCGCCTGTCCTTCTTCTGGGCAGTGGGCATGAACTTCTTCATGGAGGTCGCCAAGATGCGCGCCGCCCGCATGCTGTGGGCGCGTCTGGTGCGCGACTTCGGGCCGAAGAACCCGAAGTCGATGTCGCTGCGCACGCACTCGCAGACCTCCGGCTGGTCGCTGACCGCGCAGGACGTGTACAACAACGTGGGCCGCACCTGCATCGAGGCCATGGCCGCGACGCAGGGCCACACCCAGTCGCTGCACACCAACGCGCTCGACGAGGCCATCGCGCTGCCGACGGACTTCTCCGCCCGCATCGCCCGCAACACCCAGCTGTTCCTCCAGCAGGAATCCAAGACCACCCAGACGGTCGACCCGTGGGCCGGCTCCGCGTACGTCGAGAAGCTCACCGAGCAGCTCGCGCGTCGCGCCTGGGAGCGGATCCAGGAGGTGGAGCAGGCCGGCGGTATGGCCAAGGCCATCGAGCAGGGCATCCCGAAGATGCGCATCGAGGAGGCGGCTGCCCGCACCCAGGCGCGCATCGATTCCGGCCGCCAGCCGGTCATCGGCGTCAACAAGTACAACCTCGACACCGAGGACGCGCTTGAGGTGCTGAAGGTCGACAACCGTGCGGTGCGTGGTGCGCAGATCGCCAAGCTCGAGCAGCTACGCGCCGAGCGCGACGAGACTGTCACGCAGGAGATGCTGGAGCGCCTCACCTGGGTCGCAGCCAACCCGGATTCGACGGACCCTGATCGCAACCTGCTGAAGGTGGCGATCGACGCGGCCCGCGCCAAGGCGTCGCTGGGCGAGATCTCCGACGCGCTGGAGAAGGTTTACGGGCGCTACACCGCGCAGATCCGTACGATCTCTGGTGTGTACAGCAAGGAAACCGGCAACAACGAGGCGGTGGAGAAGGCGCGCGCCCTGGTCGAGGAGTTCGAGACCAAGGAAGGCCGACGCCCGCGCATCCTCATCGCGAAGATGGGCCAGGACGGCCACGACCGTGGCCAGAAGGTCATCGCCACCGCCTATGCCGATCTCGGCATGGACGTCGACGTAGGCCCGCTGTTCCAGACCCCCGAGGAGACCGCACGCCAGGCCGTCGAGTCCGACGTCCACGTGGTGGGCGCCTCCTCGCTGGCAGCCGGCCACCTCACCCTGGTGCCTGAGCTGCGCAAGGAGCTGGACAAGCTGGGCCGCAGCGACATCATGGTGGTCGTCGGTGGCGTGATCCCCGCGCAGGACTTCGACGAGCTCCGCGAAAGCGGCGCCGACGCGATCTACCCGCCCGGCACGATCATCCCCGAGGCAGCGATCGACCTGCTGACGAAGCTGAACGAGCGCCTCGCAGACTGA
- a CDS encoding ThuA domain-containing protein encodes MGRILVLSGVGPYADPWHPFERTTPAIAEVLRDAGYAVEVRETVAGSMLDLASFDLLVVNAGGGIADEPESPSAEFDDDLGALGDYLDAGGRALSIHTSNGAFRQQPKWRAAVGGNWGPDSWHPEISDATFEPAARAEKHPVWAGLDAVEVFDEKYSRLDIDEGVTPLVQHTLEGRDQVMGWAVRGQVVFDGLGHDELSYQSASRRQLLLNEVAWLLRT; translated from the coding sequence ATGGGCAGGATTCTGGTGTTGAGCGGCGTGGGTCCGTACGCGGACCCCTGGCACCCGTTCGAGCGGACAACGCCGGCGATCGCTGAGGTGCTGCGGGACGCCGGCTACGCGGTCGAGGTGCGCGAGACCGTCGCCGGCTCGATGCTCGACCTGGCCTCCTTCGACCTGCTGGTGGTCAACGCCGGCGGCGGGATCGCCGACGAGCCGGAGTCGCCGTCGGCAGAGTTCGACGACGACCTCGGCGCGCTGGGGGATTACCTGGACGCAGGCGGTCGTGCGCTCAGCATCCACACCTCCAACGGAGCCTTCCGGCAGCAGCCGAAGTGGCGGGCGGCCGTCGGCGGGAACTGGGGACCGGACTCGTGGCACCCGGAGATCTCCGACGCGACGTTCGAACCGGCCGCCCGCGCCGAGAAGCACCCAGTGTGGGCGGGGCTGGACGCCGTCGAGGTGTTCGACGAGAAGTACTCACGCCTGGACATCGACGAGGGGGTCACACCGTTGGTCCAGCACACGCTGGAGGGACGCGACCAGGTGATGGGCTGGGCGGTCCGTGGCCAGGTGGTCTTCGACGGCCTGGGCCACGACGAGCTGTCCTACCAGTCAGCGTCGCGTCGGCAACTGTTGCTCAACGAGGTCGCCTGGCTGCTGCGCACGTAG
- a CDS encoding DUF2207 domain-containing protein, giving the protein MKRLGRMLAVLTLVCLPMLWATPAWADDEYISHLDVTYDIQRDGTVDVRYEVQWHFPEKDRHGIILDFATREPWDQDYSQDVLYDITDVSVSSPSGAPAGFTQTTRGAGSTEAVSLRIGDPDVELGTRDATYVVEYTMAGALRTFEGAPQLFWDVNSPDLPQVRKFTATVTGPEGVARARCLVGSEECQSAVDDGVASFSHDGGPGVTSVVAELPPGSVTRAEPVLEPKRLIGHELRGLYSTVEVLPDGSAEVQQRLEFMFPADASERIQLDFVVRAPWSEDLDQVIDISDVRIRDEQGGEVTPEVWRSDSAQSTLVGWLTFRADNPGAQQVLRTFHLSYRIAGAVAVEGDTARLRVPIVHTGTYDLTGATAVWRLPAAPEGTACLDLSYYREGPGRPCEFSAQVDGATVTAGLDLLGNEYPPLVTDFALPAAAFTSTVPLEPSLDAARNERRAAGTLLGLGGGGAVIAAGAAAALVGRRRDERYATVAPGLVGAPGVVRAVRRNEDVPVRFHPPEIQPRQAGLLLDRQFKPVHLAATLVQLAVRNLVVLDSKPLIVQRVDGSGEGASGTEWRVLLHATDSREKLPANNARQMRQIMEEAAEHEIATSGWFQPYAPTKRGLLVFFLPLLPAVLFTAYALLVDNPLPDGGFRIGLGLFIGGVAGAILGKRLLPKAILSADGTALRDQVEGFRKYINTAEAKQLNFEADRDIYRRYLPWAVVLGLTERWTAVCREWAAQGRIDEVDTSFWVGSASFADFDREMSRFSREVTSASAPPASSGGSGGSSGFSSGSSGGGGGGGTSGSSW; this is encoded by the coding sequence ATGAAACGCCTCGGACGCATGCTGGCCGTGCTGACTCTCGTCTGCCTCCCGATGCTCTGGGCGACCCCCGCCTGGGCCGATGACGAATACATCAGCCATCTCGACGTCACCTACGACATCCAGCGCGACGGCACCGTGGACGTCCGCTACGAGGTGCAGTGGCACTTCCCGGAGAAGGACCGCCACGGCATCATCCTCGACTTCGCCACCCGCGAACCATGGGATCAGGACTACAGCCAGGACGTGCTCTACGACATCACCGACGTCTCCGTGTCGAGCCCCAGCGGGGCCCCCGCCGGCTTCACCCAGACGACGCGGGGCGCAGGTTCCACCGAGGCGGTGAGCCTGCGCATCGGCGACCCCGACGTCGAGCTCGGCACCAGGGACGCCACCTACGTCGTCGAGTACACGATGGCCGGCGCGCTGCGCACCTTCGAGGGTGCGCCCCAACTGTTCTGGGACGTCAACAGCCCGGACCTCCCGCAGGTGCGGAAGTTCACGGCGACGGTCACCGGCCCCGAGGGTGTCGCGCGGGCGCGGTGCCTCGTCGGTAGCGAGGAGTGCCAGTCCGCCGTCGACGACGGGGTGGCCAGCTTCTCGCACGACGGTGGGCCGGGCGTGACCAGCGTGGTCGCCGAGCTCCCACCCGGGTCCGTGACCCGCGCGGAACCGGTGCTGGAGCCGAAGCGCCTCATCGGCCACGAACTGCGTGGGCTGTACAGCACCGTGGAGGTGCTCCCCGACGGCTCCGCCGAGGTGCAGCAGCGCCTCGAGTTCATGTTCCCCGCCGACGCCTCGGAGCGGATCCAGCTGGACTTCGTGGTCAGGGCGCCGTGGTCTGAGGACCTCGACCAGGTCATCGACATCTCCGACGTGCGCATCCGGGACGAACAGGGCGGGGAGGTGACCCCCGAGGTCTGGCGCTCGGATTCGGCGCAGAGCACGCTCGTGGGCTGGCTCACGTTCCGGGCCGACAACCCGGGCGCCCAGCAGGTGCTCAGGACCTTCCACCTCTCGTACCGGATCGCCGGGGCGGTCGCCGTCGAGGGCGACACCGCCCGCCTCCGCGTGCCCATCGTCCACACCGGCACGTACGACCTCACCGGCGCCACCGCCGTGTGGCGCCTCCCGGCCGCCCCCGAGGGGACCGCCTGCCTGGATCTGAGCTACTACCGGGAGGGTCCCGGCCGCCCCTGCGAGTTCTCTGCGCAGGTCGACGGCGCCACGGTGACAGCCGGCCTCGACCTGCTCGGCAACGAGTACCCGCCGCTGGTCACCGACTTCGCGCTCCCGGCCGCTGCCTTCACCTCGACGGTGCCGCTGGAGCCCAGCCTGGACGCCGCCCGGAACGAGCGCCGCGCCGCCGGCACGCTGCTCGGTCTGGGCGGCGGGGGCGCGGTGATCGCGGCGGGGGCAGCGGCCGCGCTGGTCGGACGTCGCCGCGATGAGAGGTACGCGACGGTGGCGCCCGGCCTCGTCGGCGCGCCCGGCGTCGTCCGCGCTGTGCGACGCAACGAGGACGTCCCGGTCCGCTTCCACCCACCGGAGATCCAGCCGCGCCAGGCGGGCCTCCTGCTGGACCGCCAGTTCAAGCCCGTGCACCTGGCCGCCACGCTGGTGCAGTTGGCGGTGCGGAACCTGGTGGTGCTCGACTCGAAGCCGCTCATCGTGCAGCGCGTCGACGGCTCCGGCGAGGGAGCCTCAGGAACGGAGTGGCGGGTCCTCCTCCACGCGACGGACAGCCGGGAGAAGTTGCCGGCCAACAATGCCCGGCAGATGCGCCAGATCATGGAGGAGGCCGCCGAGCACGAGATTGCGACGTCGGGATGGTTCCAGCCCTATGCGCCCACCAAGCGGGGTCTGCTGGTGTTCTTCCTGCCGTTGTTGCCGGCGGTGCTGTTCACCGCGTACGCACTGCTCGTGGACAATCCGCTGCCCGACGGCGGCTTCCGCATCGGGCTGGGGCTGTTCATCGGCGGCGTGGCGGGCGCGATCCTCGGGAAGAGGCTGCTGCCCAAGGCGATCCTGTCGGCGGACGGCACCGCGCTCCGCGACCAGGTGGAGGGCTTCCGGAAGTACATCAACACCGCCGAGGCCAAGCAGCTCAACTTCGAGGCGGACCGCGACATCTACCGCCGCTACCTGCCCTGGGCGGTGGTGTTGGGACTCACGGAGAGGTGGACCGCCGTGTGCCGCGAGTGGGCTGCGCAGGGCAGGATCGACGAGGTCGACACGTCGTTCTGGGTGGGCTCCGCGTCGTTCGCGGATTTCGACAGGGAGATGAGCCGCTTCAGCCGCGAGGTCACCAGCGCCTCCGCCCCGCCGGCGTCGAGTGGTGGCTCGGGGGGATCCTCCGGCTTCTCGTCGGGCAGCAGCGGCGGCGGTGGAGGCGGCGGCACCAGTGGCAGCAGCTGGTGA
- a CDS encoding FHA domain-containing protein: MSDLVIAAIKIAFLGLLWLFILFVANVVRTDMFGRRVPVSSLSAIPADRGRGKNRSKLPTRFAVTAGPQQGTSVPVEPTINLGRAADSTLLLDDDYASARHAQLVQKDATTWVISDLQSTNGTYVNGKLVTEPTKVTVGDVVRIGKTLMRLEI; this comes from the coding sequence GTGTCGGATCTCGTGATCGCGGCGATCAAGATCGCCTTCCTCGGCCTGCTCTGGCTGTTCATCCTCTTCGTGGCCAACGTGGTGCGCACGGACATGTTCGGCCGTCGCGTGCCCGTGTCCTCACTGAGCGCCATCCCCGCAGACCGGGGCCGCGGCAAGAACCGCTCCAAGCTGCCCACCCGCTTCGCGGTCACGGCGGGCCCGCAGCAGGGCACCTCGGTGCCGGTGGAGCCCACGATCAACCTCGGGCGGGCCGCGGATTCCACGCTGCTGCTCGACGACGACTACGCCTCCGCCCGGCACGCGCAACTGGTGCAGAAGGACGCCACCACGTGGGTGATCTCGGATCTGCAGTCCACCAACGGCACCTATGTGAACGGCAAGCTCGTCACTGAGCCCACCAAGGTCACCGTCGGCGATGTGGTGCGCATCGGCAAGACCCTCATGCGACTGGAGATCTAG
- the meaB gene encoding methylmalonyl Co-A mutase-associated GTPase MeaB — protein MRKVSVEDLAQGIVEGSRGHIARAITLVESLKPAHREQAHELLQKIAPLTGRAFRVGISGVPGAGKSTFINAMGVKLIEEREHKVAVLAVDPSSSRTGGSILGDRTRMAELAQHDNTFIRPSPSAGHLGGVARATRESMLVLEAAGYDVVLVETVGVGQSEVAVHGMVDTFLMLQVARTGDQLQGIKRGILELADVIAITKADGDNEQAARVAARELSIAMKLITSDNEKRRAPVLTCSSYTGEGLDGVWDAVVAHRNELEEGGSLQARRLDQQRDWLWNMVRDELMESLRTSPEVRAVADRVESRIAHESLSALEGSAAILRAFGQHIDTFAWARPAGA, from the coding sequence ATGCGCAAGGTGAGTGTCGAAGATCTGGCTCAGGGCATCGTCGAAGGGTCCCGCGGGCACATCGCGCGGGCGATCACGCTCGTCGAGTCACTCAAGCCCGCGCACCGCGAACAGGCCCATGAGCTGCTGCAGAAGATCGCGCCCCTGACAGGTCGTGCGTTCCGCGTCGGCATCTCCGGCGTACCCGGCGCCGGGAAGTCGACGTTCATCAACGCCATGGGCGTCAAACTCATCGAGGAGCGGGAGCACAAGGTGGCGGTGCTGGCGGTGGACCCGTCGTCGTCGCGCACCGGCGGCTCCATCCTGGGTGACCGCACCCGGATGGCGGAGCTGGCCCAACACGACAACACCTTCATCCGGCCCTCGCCCTCGGCCGGGCACCTGGGCGGCGTCGCGCGGGCCACCCGCGAATCGATGCTGGTGCTCGAGGCGGCCGGCTACGACGTGGTGCTGGTCGAGACGGTGGGCGTGGGGCAGAGCGAGGTGGCCGTGCACGGCATGGTCGACACCTTCCTCATGCTGCAGGTGGCGCGCACCGGAGACCAGTTGCAGGGCATCAAGCGCGGCATCCTGGAGCTGGCCGACGTGATCGCCATCACGAAGGCCGACGGCGACAACGAGCAGGCCGCGAGGGTCGCCGCGCGGGAACTCAGCATCGCGATGAAGCTCATCACCAGCGACAACGAGAAGCGCCGGGCTCCGGTGCTGACCTGTTCGTCGTACACCGGGGAAGGCCTGGACGGGGTCTGGGACGCGGTGGTCGCGCACCGCAACGAGCTGGAGGAGGGGGGCTCGCTGCAGGCGCGGCGCCTCGACCAACAGCGCGACTGGCTGTGGAACATGGTGCGCGACGAGCTGATGGAATCGCTGCGCACCTCGCCCGAGGTGCGGGCGGTGGCAGACCGCGTGGAATCGCGGATCGCCCACGAGTCGCTGTCCGCCCTGGAGGGGTCTGCGGCCATCCTGCGCGCCTTCGGCCAGCACATCGACACGTTCGCCTGGGCCCGTCCGGCCGGCGCGTGA
- a CDS encoding PP2C family serine/threonine-protein phosphatase, protein MTFSLRFTAHSEVGRIRKNNQDAGYASPTMLLVADGMGGAAAGDLASAVASTEAARSDVHDEVRAADGEELLARIAGMIARSNTKLTDLIESNLELDGMGTTFCGALFNGTEFGLAHIGDSRGYLLRDGTLTQLTHDHSWVQSLIDEGKITPEQAATHPHRSLILKVLNGQVHFEPDLMVHEAQLGDRLMFCSDGLSGLVDDDVIEEVLRGQDLDDAVATLARFANDNGGHDNITIVLGEVVEADPELDATPALLVGSAVEVEIPRTGGPAALHTGHGYPTTPSDVLVEHDAEEAARYAPTEDKPRWPGIIATFLAIALVVAGGWWATSSYVSSRYFVSADDGQVAVFNGVPGNVLGVELHNLVERTDIPVDNLPRFFRGEVEASITVGSVEAAERTVGTLRELADNCVAIREERRQERENPPATPSPEPLESESPGPADESPEPVEEGPGLPGDPLQTTSPGSPITAHVPPLLVPHTPEPLETPTLGEELATLEPAPGEEADLEDC, encoded by the coding sequence GTGACCTTCAGCCTCCGCTTCACCGCCCACTCCGAGGTGGGCCGCATCCGGAAGAACAACCAGGATGCCGGCTACGCCTCCCCCACCATGCTGTTGGTGGCAGACGGCATGGGCGGCGCGGCAGCGGGGGACCTGGCTTCCGCCGTGGCCTCCACGGAGGCGGCCCGCTCGGATGTGCACGACGAGGTGCGCGCGGCGGACGGCGAGGAGCTGCTCGCCCGGATCGCCGGCATGATCGCCCGGTCCAACACCAAACTCACAGACCTCATCGAGTCCAACCTCGAACTCGACGGCATGGGCACCACCTTCTGCGGCGCGCTGTTCAACGGCACAGAGTTCGGGCTGGCCCACATCGGCGACTCCCGCGGCTACCTCCTCCGCGACGGCACCCTCACCCAGCTGACGCACGACCACTCCTGGGTGCAGTCGCTGATCGACGAGGGCAAGATCACGCCCGAACAGGCGGCCACCCACCCCCACCGCTCCCTCATCCTCAAGGTGCTCAACGGGCAGGTCCACTTCGAACCGGACCTCATGGTGCACGAGGCGCAGCTGGGTGACCGCCTCATGTTCTGTTCCGACGGGCTCAGCGGCCTCGTCGACGACGACGTCATCGAGGAGGTGCTGCGGGGCCAGGACCTCGACGACGCGGTGGCCACGCTGGCCCGTTTCGCCAACGACAACGGCGGCCACGACAACATCACCATCGTCCTGGGCGAGGTCGTCGAGGCCGATCCGGAACTCGACGCCACCCCGGCCCTGCTGGTGGGCTCCGCCGTCGAGGTGGAGATCCCCCGCACCGGCGGCCCCGCGGCGCTGCACACTGGTCACGGCTACCCCACCACGCCGTCGGACGTCCTGGTGGAGCACGACGCCGAAGAGGCCGCGCGCTACGCCCCCACGGAGGACAAGCCCCGCTGGCCGGGCATCATCGCCACCTTCCTCGCGATCGCGCTGGTGGTGGCCGGCGGCTGGTGGGCCACCTCCTCGTACGTCTCCAGCCGGTATTTCGTCTCCGCCGACGACGGGCAGGTCGCCGTCTTCAACGGCGTGCCCGGCAACGTGTTGGGCGTCGAGCTGCACAACCTGGTGGAACGCACCGACATCCCGGTGGACAACCTGCCGCGCTTCTTCCGCGGCGAGGTCGAGGCATCCATCACCGTGGGCTCCGTCGAGGCGGCAGAGCGCACCGTCGGCACCCTGCGGGAGCTGGCGGACAACTGCGTGGCCATCCGCGAGGAGCGCCGCCAGGAGCGCGAGAACCCGCCCGCAACGCCGTCGCCAGAGCCTCTGGAGTCAGAGTCGCCGGGGCCGGCCGATGAGTCACCTGAGCCCGTCGAAGAGGGGCCGGGCCTGCCCGGGGACCCGTTGCAGACCACGTCGCCCGGGTCGCCGATCACGGCGCACGTCCCCCCGCTGCTGGTGCCGCACACCCCTGAGCCCCTGGAGACGCCCACCCTCGGCGAGGAGCTGGCCACGCTGGAGCCGGCCCCGGGCGAAGAGGCCGACCTGGAGGACTGCTGA
- the rfbB gene encoding dTDP-glucose 4,6-dehydratase — protein MTTVLVTGGAGFIGSNFVHWVIQHTDASVVVLDALTYAGNPASLAGLPPRRFELVTGSITAPGLVNDLVEASDAVVHFAAESHNDNSLEGPGAFIDTNIVGTYHVLQAVRLFNKRLHHISTDEVFGDLPLGSAERFTPESAYRPSSPYSASKAASDHLVRAWVRSFGVEATVSTSSNNYGPRQHVEKFIARQVTNLITGHRPKLYGSGDHVRDWLHVDDHNSAVWAVLTKGRVGETYLIGANNEKSNREVVELILQLMGHAPDWYDHVADRPGHDLRYAIDAGKLRDELGWEPRYTDFAEGLDDTITWYEDNEAWWRPMKEATEERYAARNQ, from the coding sequence ATGACCACAGTGCTCGTCACCGGCGGTGCGGGATTCATCGGCAGCAACTTCGTGCACTGGGTCATCCAGCACACAGATGCCTCCGTCGTGGTCCTCGATGCCCTCACCTACGCCGGCAATCCCGCCAGCCTCGCCGGGCTGCCCCCGCGCCGGTTCGAGTTGGTCACGGGCTCCATCACCGCCCCCGGGCTGGTCAACGACCTGGTCGAGGCCAGCGACGCCGTCGTCCATTTCGCAGCGGAATCCCACAACGACAACTCGCTGGAAGGTCCCGGCGCGTTCATCGACACCAACATCGTGGGCACCTACCACGTGCTGCAGGCCGTACGCCTGTTCAACAAGCGGCTGCACCACATCTCCACCGACGAGGTGTTCGGGGACCTGCCCCTGGGATCGGCGGAGCGGTTCACTCCGGAGAGCGCGTACCGGCCGTCGTCGCCCTATTCGGCCTCCAAGGCCGCCAGCGACCACCTGGTTCGCGCCTGGGTGCGGTCCTTCGGTGTGGAGGCGACGGTGTCCACGTCGTCGAACAACTACGGCCCCCGCCAGCACGTGGAGAAATTCATCGCCCGCCAGGTCACCAACCTCATCACCGGCCACCGGCCCAAGCTCTACGGGTCCGGCGACCACGTGCGCGACTGGCTGCACGTCGACGACCACAACTCGGCCGTCTGGGCCGTCCTGACGAAGGGCCGGGTGGGCGAGACGTACCTCATCGGTGCCAACAACGAGAAGAGCAACCGCGAAGTGGTGGAGCTCATCCTGCAACTCATGGGCCACGCCCCCGACTGGTACGACCACGTGGCGGACCGCCCCGGCCACGATCTGCGCTACGCGATCGACGCCGGCAAGCTCCGCGACGAACTGGGTTGGGAGCCGCGGTACACGGACTTCGCCGAGGGGCTCGACGACACCATCACCTGGTACGAGGACAACGAAGCGTGGTGGAGGCCCATGAAAGAGGCCACAGAAGAGCGCTACGCCGCCCGCAACCAGTAG